The DNA region AACCCGCTCCGCTCGCCGGCGCCGGACTCGACCAGGACCTCGTGGCCGGCCGCGACCAGCGATCGCGCCCCGCCGGGCGTCAGGCCGACGCGGTTCTCATTGTTCTTGATCTCCTTCGGGCAGCCGACGCGCATGCGAAGCTCCGGGGTGGTGAGGGCCGAGCGGCCCCCACCGAGTAAGACGAACGAGGGCCGCCGTCGATCCCCGCACCGGGTGTTCGCGATGGCGCGTCCCACGGTTCTGGGCTAAGGAGCGGCCATGAACGCGAAGGAGCGCGCCGCCCACCGGCTCGCCCTGGAGCGGCTGCGCGCGCAGCTCGTCCAGGCGGGCCCCGCCCGCATCGAGCCGAACCGCCGGGACCCGGCCAGCACCGGCGTCTCCGACGAGGACGCGCAGGCGCTCTCCGAGATGCTCCAGGTGCTCGCCTCGCAGCGCAACAAGGGGCAGGCCGAGCTGGTCGGGCGCATCGACCGGGCGCTGGCGAAGCTGGCGAACCGCCCGGACGACTTCGGCCTGTGCGAGTCGTGCGAGGAGGAGATCGCGCCCCGCCGGCTCGCGCTCATGCCCTACGCGGCGCTCTGCCCGGAGTGCCAGGCGCGCTCCGAGCCGCGCCGCAACGCGACGCGCAAGAACCTCACCGACTTCAGCTGACCCGCACCCCGGAGATCCCCGTGCGCATCCTCCACACCATGCTCCGCGTCGGCGACCTGGAGCGGTCGCTCGCCTTCTACACCGGCGTCCTCGGCATGACGCTGCTCCGCCGCCAGGAGTACCCCGACGGCCGGTTCACGCTCGCGTTCGTGGGCTACGGGCCCGAGTCCGAGCAGACCGTCATCGAGCTGACGCACAACTGGGACACGCCGCGCTACGACCTCGGCACCGGGTTCGGCCACGTGGCGCTGGAGGTGCCGGACGCCTACGCCGCCTGCGCCGAGATCAAGGCGCGCGGCGGGCGGGTGGTGCGCGAGGCCGGCCCGATGAAGCACGGGACGACCGTGATCGCGTTCGTCGAGGATCCCGACGGCTACAAGATCGAGCTCATCCAGCGCGGGAGCTAGGCCGCGCGGACGACCACGCCGGTGGCGGTCTCGGCGAACCGGTACTCGGGGTGGAGCCGCTCCGCGGTGCGGAGCGCCCACTCACGGTCGAACAGCACCACCGGGCGCTCGCGCACGTCGAGCACCACCATGCCCTCGACCGCGTCGTGGAGCGCGTCGAGGTCGAGCGGCTTGCCGTCGGCGCGCGACACCCAGCGCGCGAGCTGGTA from Anaeromyxobacter dehalogenans 2CP-C includes:
- a CDS encoding TraR/DksA family transcriptional regulator, with the protein product MNAKERAAHRLALERLRAQLVQAGPARIEPNRRDPASTGVSDEDAQALSEMLQVLASQRNKGQAELVGRIDRALAKLANRPDDFGLCESCEEEIAPRRLALMPYAALCPECQARSEPRRNATRKNLTDFS
- the gloA gene encoding lactoylglutathione lyase, encoding MRILHTMLRVGDLERSLAFYTGVLGMTLLRRQEYPDGRFTLAFVGYGPESEQTVIELTHNWDTPRYDLGTGFGHVALEVPDAYAACAEIKARGGRVVREAGPMKHGTTVIAFVEDPDGYKIELIQRGS